One genomic region from Acidobacteriota bacterium encodes:
- a CDS encoding Glu/Leu/Phe/Val dehydrogenase dimerization domain-containing protein, with protein sequence MKTPYFDRLQRRGHEAVYFCRDRGSGLRALIAFHDTTLGPAAGGTRRWAYADEEEALQDVLRLSEGMTLKCSAAGLNNGGGKIVMLAEPGAAPRREQYRALGRFIDRFQGHFVTGEDVGTGDEQLRWISQTTRWVVGLPAAGMDKPETSAQTALGVRLGMKACLRRVVGKDDLEGVRVAVQGLGHVGMKLARALAREGARLVVSEVDPGKAQEAAGQLGAEVIEPQEIYRTDCDVFAPCALGGVLNSRTVESLRCRVVAGSANNQLGQDGDAERLHERQIAYLPDFVINAGGAIDNLAMLDPQGYDADRVEEQIRKIPDRIERLLDISLEHGISTQKAALHMARERLETARQARKETS encoded by the coding sequence GTGAAGACTCCTTACTTTGACCGCCTTCAAAGACGCGGGCATGAAGCCGTTTACTTTTGTCGCGACCGCGGGTCGGGACTGCGGGCCCTGATCGCCTTTCACGACACCACTTTAGGTCCGGCGGCCGGGGGAACCCGGCGCTGGGCTTACGCCGACGAAGAAGAGGCCTTGCAGGACGTCCTCAGGCTTTCCGAGGGCATGACGCTCAAGTGCTCGGCGGCGGGCCTCAACAATGGCGGAGGCAAGATCGTCATGCTGGCCGAGCCGGGAGCCGCTCCCCGCCGGGAGCAATACCGGGCGCTGGGACGCTTCATCGACCGTTTTCAGGGACATTTCGTGACCGGCGAGGACGTGGGTACCGGCGACGAGCAGTTGCGCTGGATCTCCCAGACCACCCGCTGGGTGGTGGGCTTGCCCGCCGCCGGAATGGACAAGCCCGAAACTTCGGCTCAGACGGCTTTAGGCGTACGCCTGGGCATGAAAGCCTGTCTGCGCAGGGTGGTGGGCAAGGACGATCTGGAGGGCGTTCGAGTAGCCGTGCAGGGACTGGGCCATGTGGGCATGAAACTGGCTCGGGCCCTGGCCCGCGAAGGTGCGCGTCTGGTTGTCTCCGAAGTGGACCCTGGCAAGGCTCAGGAAGCGGCGGGCCAACTCGGAGCCGAGGTGATCGAGCCTCAAGAAATCTACCGCACGGACTGTGACGTGTTCGCCCCCTGCGCCTTGGGCGGCGTTCTTAACAGCCGCACCGTCGAGAGCTTGCGCTGCCGGGTTGTGGCCGGCTCCGCCAACAATCAACTGGGCCAGGACGGCGATGCGGAGCGGCTCCATGAGCGCCAGATCGCTTATCTCCCGGACTTCGTGATCAATGCCGGGGGGGCCATCGACAATCTGGCCATGCTCGACCCGCAGGGATACGACGCCGACCGCGTCGAGGAGCAGATCCGCAAGATCCCCGACCGCATCGAGCGCCTTCTCGACATTTCCCTAGAACACGGCATTTCCACTCAAAAGGCGGCCCTGCACATGGCCCGAGAACGCCTGGAGACGGCCCGTCAGGCGCGGAAGGAGACATCGTGA
- a CDS encoding aldose 1-epimerase family protein: MKSTPGQFSSKDRDKVRNWWQLAGVERSRLQGGRSEGVEALDFRTGGGLRLQILAGRGMDIGLAEYRGYPLCWLSPAGVVHPSYFREEGAGFLDSACGGLMFTCGLTQAGAPCRDQGRQLGLHGRIANQPARRVGCSAGWRGDEFIIEATGCVEENEPFEYCLALNRTYRARLGDSRVEISDRVVNRGPAPAPHMILYHFNFGYPLVDEGASVLLASQEVTARDSASDERLAEWDRVTAPAAGFSEDVFYHKLKRTPQGRARAAVVNHQLELGAMVDFDARSLPRFAQWNCFNDRVYALGLEPANCLTEGRAAERKRGTLEFLQPGEERNYDIRLEVVEGADRLAELRRLIVEDADG; this comes from the coding sequence ATGAAATCCACGCCCGGGCAGTTTTCCTCCAAGGACCGCGACAAGGTGCGCAACTGGTGGCAGTTGGCTGGGGTTGAGCGCAGCCGCCTGCAGGGCGGACGCAGCGAGGGCGTGGAAGCGCTCGACTTCCGCACCGGAGGCGGGTTGCGGCTGCAGATACTGGCCGGACGCGGCATGGACATCGGATTGGCCGAGTATCGGGGCTATCCTCTTTGCTGGCTGTCGCCGGCCGGCGTGGTCCATCCCTCCTACTTCAGGGAAGAAGGGGCCGGGTTCCTGGACAGCGCCTGCGGAGGCCTGATGTTCACCTGCGGACTGACCCAGGCGGGCGCGCCCTGCCGGGACCAAGGTCGCCAGTTGGGACTGCACGGGCGCATCGCCAATCAGCCGGCCCGCCGGGTAGGCTGTTCGGCCGGATGGCGGGGAGATGAGTTCATCATCGAGGCCACGGGCTGCGTGGAGGAAAACGAACCCTTCGAATACTGCCTCGCCCTGAACCGCACCTACCGCGCCCGCCTGGGGGACTCGCGGGTGGAGATCTCCGACCGGGTGGTCAACCGAGGGCCGGCCCCGGCTCCTCATATGATCCTCTATCACTTCAATTTCGGCTATCCGCTGGTGGACGAGGGGGCCTCGGTGCTGCTGGCCAGCCAAGAGGTGACCGCCCGGGATTCCGCCTCGGATGAACGCCTGGCGGAATGGGATCGGGTAACGGCGCCTGCGGCCGGCTTCTCGGAAGACGTGTTCTATCATAAGCTGAAACGTACGCCTCAAGGCCGGGCTCGGGCAGCAGTCGTCAACCACCAGCTTGAACTGGGCGCCATGGTCGACTTCGACGCACGCAGCCTGCCGCGCTTCGCTCAATGGAACTGCTTTAACGACCGGGTCTACGCGTTGGGCCTGGAACCGGCCAACTGCCTGACCGAGGGGCGGGCAGCCGAGCGGAAAAGGGGCACCCTGGAGTTCTTGCAGCCCGGGGAGGAACGCAACTACGACATTCGACTGGAAGTGGTCGAGGGCGCCGATCGCCTGGCGGAGCTCCGCCGCCTGATTGTGGAGGATGCTGATGGCTAA
- a CDS encoding MurR/RpiR family transcriptional regulator, with product MANISSAADCLLRINSQLPNLSGKEGEIARYVVDNAPEVLALTIYELADQVQVSPASITRFTKRIGYQGFNSFKIALAHAVGAREPDPFSADLKSDNPESVIYWVFEQNISTLKNTLKVVSHSNLVRTAQNCMKARRVHFYGVGSSGFIARDAAARFALLGLESEAFSDPYLQISSAVRLGEKDVAFAISHTGSSRTIIDTLKVARESGATTVCITNYSNAPLIQVAQIPLVTSSEQKRIHVAEITSQAAQLSIIDSIYFLMAQKLKDQEARVLSRLEDYVIDLLRED from the coding sequence ATGGCTAATATTTCCTCGGCCGCCGACTGCCTGCTGCGCATCAACTCGCAACTGCCCAACCTGAGCGGAAAAGAAGGGGAGATCGCCCGTTACGTCGTCGACAACGCTCCCGAGGTGCTGGCCCTGACCATCTACGAACTGGCCGACCAGGTCCAGGTCAGCCCGGCCTCCATTACCCGCTTCACCAAGCGCATCGGCTACCAGGGATTCAACAGCTTCAAGATCGCCCTGGCTCACGCCGTGGGAGCCCGCGAACCCGATCCCTTTTCCGCCGACCTCAAGAGCGACAATCCCGAGTCGGTGATCTACTGGGTCTTCGAGCAGAACATCTCCACGCTCAAGAATACCCTCAAGGTGGTTTCCCACTCCAATCTGGTACGCACCGCCCAAAACTGCATGAAGGCCAGGCGCGTGCATTTTTACGGGGTGGGGTCCTCGGGTTTCATCGCCCGCGACGCGGCGGCGCGCTTCGCCCTGCTGGGCCTTGAGAGCGAGGCTTTTTCCGACCCCTACCTGCAAATCTCCTCGGCTGTCCGTTTGGGAGAGAAAGACGTGGCCTTCGCCATCTCCCACACCGGATCTTCCCGCACCATCATCGACACTCTGAAAGTGGCCCGCGAATCCGGGGCCACCACTGTGTGCATTACCAACTACAGCAATGCGCCGCTCATCCAGGTGGCCCAGATCCCTCTGGTGACCAGTTCCGAGCAGAAGCGCATCCACGTGGCCGAAATCACCTCCCAGGCGGCCCAGCTCTCCATCATCGATTCCATATATTTCTTGATGGCCCAAAAGCTCAAGGACCAGGAAGCCCGAGTGCTCTCGCGCCTTGAAGACTACGTCATCGACCTGCTCAGAGAGGACTGA
- a CDS encoding SMP-30/gluconolactonase/LRE family protein codes for MSDSSLFPSDLEPYPVVANIEFAEGPICDPEGNLYFVNYVENGTIGRLDRGGTVKVWRRTEGLMLGLKYDGRGGIVATDYGLKRIVRFPLDGGEEEVLTGDYRGEAYNGPNDLCFDQAGNLYFSDPGDNFQEPVGKIYLYRPDGSVQRLDEDLLYPNGIAVSPDQKRLYVSETVTRKILAYDLTVQGVKGKRILFEFPNDGVDGIMFDEFSRLWVARWKNGTLDCLDEQGNLVGSLPAGGDVTNLCWWKDTLYATVAGRHSIHRLEVGFTCAAQSPAGTQ; via the coding sequence ATGTCAGATTCAAGCCTTTTTCCCAGCGATCTCGAACCTTATCCCGTGGTGGCCAACATCGAGTTTGCCGAGGGGCCCATCTGCGACCCCGAGGGCAACCTCTACTTCGTCAACTATGTCGAGAACGGCACTATCGGACGGCTCGATCGCGGGGGAACGGTCAAGGTCTGGCGCCGCACCGAAGGACTGATGCTGGGCCTGAAATACGACGGTCGGGGAGGGATCGTGGCCACCGACTACGGTCTCAAGCGAATCGTCCGCTTTCCCCTCGATGGAGGGGAGGAAGAGGTGCTGACCGGAGACTACCGGGGCGAGGCCTACAACGGTCCCAACGATCTCTGCTTCGATCAGGCCGGCAACCTCTACTTCAGCGATCCGGGCGACAACTTCCAGGAACCGGTGGGCAAGATCTACCTATACCGGCCCGACGGCTCGGTGCAGAGGCTGGACGAAGACCTGCTCTATCCCAACGGCATCGCGGTTTCACCCGATCAAAAGCGCCTCTACGTCTCCGAGACAGTGACCCGCAAGATCCTGGCCTATGACCTGACCGTTCAAGGGGTCAAAGGCAAGCGGATCCTCTTTGAGTTCCCTAACGACGGGGTGGACGGCATCATGTTCGACGAGTTCTCCCGCCTTTGGGTGGCCCGCTGGAAAAACGGCACCCTGGACTGCCTCGACGAGCAGGGAAACCTGGTAGGTTCACTGCCGGCCGGAGGGGACGTGACCAACCTATGCTGGTGGAAAGACACCCTCTACGCCACCGTGGCCGGCCGCCACAGCATCCACCGCCTCGAGGTGGGATTCACCTGCGCTGCCCAGAGCCCGGCTGGGACCCAATGA
- a CDS encoding FAD-dependent oxidoreductase — protein sequence MLSTERIFIIGAGLTGKGIALDLALRGCRVRITDDNCDVLARASRQISGLFHSLQELNYPFLDGTRDQNPLSRIGIEEIAGRPPALI from the coding sequence ATGTTGTCAACGGAACGCATCTTCATCATTGGCGCGGGGCTTACGGGAAAGGGCATCGCCCTTGACCTGGCCTTGCGCGGCTGCCGGGTGAGGATCACCGACGACAACTGCGATGTGCTGGCTCGAGCCTCCCGGCAGATCTCTGGTCTTTTTCACTCCCTTCAAGAGCTGAACTATCCCTTTCTGGACGGTACCCGGGATCAAAATCCCTTGAGCCGGATCGGGATCGAGGAGATCGCCGGGAGGCCGCCCGCGCTGATCTGA
- a CDS encoding amidohydrolase family protein, protein MRNQVSEGNAGSPLLARVAEIPVIDSHEHLMPLAERNRRAQDFSYLFGQYLGPEMVSAGMPRRQLERFYSPEVGEEEKVEIFLPFWERVSHTSLARIKAQAARRFFNVERFDREGLRRLGQAIRKSARPDWYEEVLGASGIETMVVNYLKTHHRLGWREVEDHPRYRYTANFDDFLWMASSSDLEELEKEFNLSLHSLDDLLRALETAFAARIGPRTAVLKSVMAYYRTLQVAEDPSAVEAERALQRLRQTPGRPFDPGLRGQDVPWARPLQDLLMHRICQLASPLGLALQVHVGFQAGNGNVLQHSDPRHLSPLLLRYPKLNFELLHAGYPYHFSSVALAKMFPNAYLNLSWIFSLAPEAARETLSHAVEMVPAVKIIAFGADSRLVESLAVHLDWARRSIARVLEDKVAGGSLCEKSALRFARWILYDSPRRLYRLAA, encoded by the coding sequence GTGCGAAATCAAGTTTCAGAAGGGAATGCGGGAAGTCCGCTGCTGGCCCGGGTGGCCGAGATCCCCGTCATCGATTCCCACGAGCATCTCATGCCTCTGGCCGAGCGGAACCGCCGGGCGCAGGACTTTTCCTACCTCTTCGGACAATACCTGGGACCCGAGATGGTCAGCGCCGGAATGCCCCGCCGCCAACTGGAGCGTTTCTATTCCCCCGAGGTCGGGGAAGAAGAGAAGGTGGAGATCTTCCTGCCTTTTTGGGAGAGGGTCAGCCACACCTCTTTGGCCAGGATCAAAGCGCAGGCGGCCCGGCGCTTTTTCAATGTCGAGCGCTTCGATCGGGAGGGCCTGAGGCGGCTCGGCCAAGCCATTCGCAAAAGCGCCCGCCCCGACTGGTATGAAGAGGTCTTAGGGGCGAGCGGAATCGAGACCATGGTGGTCAACTACTTGAAAACCCACCATCGGCTGGGCTGGCGGGAGGTGGAGGACCATCCCCGCTACCGCTACACGGCCAATTTCGACGACTTCCTCTGGATGGCCTCGAGCAGCGACCTGGAGGAGTTGGAGAAGGAGTTCAACCTCTCCCTGCATAGTCTCGACGATCTTCTGCGGGCCCTTGAGACCGCCTTCGCCGCCCGCATCGGTCCGCGGACCGCCGTGCTCAAGTCGGTCATGGCCTATTACCGCACCCTGCAAGTAGCCGAAGATCCCTCTGCGGTCGAGGCCGAGCGGGCCCTGCAGCGCTTGCGCCAAACTCCTGGGCGGCCTTTCGATCCCGGCCTGCGGGGCCAGGACGTCCCCTGGGCACGTCCTCTGCAGGACCTGCTCATGCACCGCATCTGCCAACTGGCCTCCCCGCTGGGCCTGGCGCTGCAGGTTCACGTCGGCTTCCAGGCCGGCAACGGCAACGTCCTGCAGCACTCCGATCCCCGCCACTTGAGCCCTCTCCTGCTGCGCTATCCGAAGCTGAATTTCGAACTGCTCCATGCGGGTTATCCCTACCACTTCTCTTCGGTGGCCTTGGCCAAGATGTTTCCCAACGCTTATCTCAACTTGAGCTGGATCTTCTCGCTGGCTCCCGAGGCGGCGCGGGAAACGCTCTCGCACGCCGTGGAAATGGTGCCGGCCGTCAAAATCATCGCTTTTGGCGCCGATTCGCGCCTGGTGGAATCGCTGGCGGTCCACTTGGACTGGGCACGACGCTCCATCGCCCGAGTGCTGGAGGACAAGGTGGCCGGGGGCAGCCTCTGCGAGAAATCCGCGCTGCGATTCGCCCGCTGGATTCTCTACGACTCGCCGCGACGGCTCTACCGCCTCGCCGCCTGA
- a CDS encoding thiamine pyrophosphate-dependent dehydrogenase E1 component subunit alpha, translated as MLKTRLVDELCLRLQRQGRLAFYAGSSGEEAAVVGSAAALHPEDVIFPSYRELAAAFYRGYSPRAFFCQLLGNRRDTALGRQMPLHFSAAEINVVSGSSPVGTQIPQAVGYALGLKIQKKPGLAVAYFGEGTTSTGDFHVGLNFAGVYGVPVLFFCRNNQWAISVPLKMQTASEDIAGKSRAYGLEGVRVDGTNLLEVYCQCRRLARNARRHNRPALIEAVMFRLGAHSTSDDPSAYQPEGLRESWARHDPLLRMKRFLLDSGLLAEDEEDRRRGEMEARLKADFDWAAEVGAPDRETLFEGVYDRLPSHLREQREDSLL; from the coding sequence ATGCTTAAGACCCGCCTGGTGGACGAACTGTGCCTGCGTTTGCAGCGGCAGGGACGCCTGGCCTTCTACGCGGGATCATCGGGAGAGGAAGCCGCTGTGGTGGGATCCGCCGCGGCCCTGCACCCGGAGGACGTGATTTTTCCCAGCTACCGCGAACTGGCAGCCGCCTTTTACCGCGGCTATTCCCCGCGGGCCTTTTTTTGCCAGCTCCTGGGCAACCGCCGGGACACCGCGCTGGGACGCCAGATGCCGCTCCATTTCAGCGCCGCCGAGATCAACGTGGTCAGCGGCTCCAGTCCGGTAGGGACGCAGATTCCCCAGGCCGTCGGATATGCCTTGGGCCTGAAGATCCAGAAGAAGCCCGGATTGGCGGTGGCCTATTTCGGAGAGGGCACTACCTCCACCGGGGACTTTCACGTGGGCTTGAATTTCGCGGGGGTTTACGGCGTCCCCGTCCTTTTCTTTTGCCGCAACAACCAGTGGGCCATCTCGGTGCCCCTGAAGATGCAGACCGCCTCCGAAGACATTGCGGGGAAATCCCGCGCCTATGGATTGGAAGGCGTCAGGGTGGACGGCACCAACCTTCTTGAAGTCTATTGCCAGTGTCGGCGGCTGGCCCGCAACGCCCGCCGCCACAACCGTCCGGCCCTGATCGAGGCCGTCATGTTCCGTCTGGGCGCCCATTCCACTTCGGACGATCCTTCGGCCTACCAGCCGGAGGGGCTGCGCGAGTCCTGGGCCCGCCACGACCCGCTCTTGCGCATGAAGCGCTTCTTGCTCGACAGCGGCCTTCTCGCGGAAGATGAAGAAGACCGCCGGCGAGGAGAGATGGAAGCCCGATTGAAGGCGGACTTCGATTGGGCCGCCGAGGTCGGTGCACCTGACCGTGAAACCCTTTTCGAGGGCGTCTATGATCGCTTGCCCTCTCATCTGCGGGAGCAACGTGAAGACTCCTTACTTTGA
- a CDS encoding SDR family NAD(P)-dependent oxidoreductase: protein MASQSTPSRRRFDGCVAVVTGGASGIGQATAQGLAAEGASVVIGDIDREGGRRTADFIEEAGGLVRFIPTDVADAAAVRFLIEQTAETFGGLDILCNNAAYLHGTGSVTEVQQETWDKTLSVNLTGMFHCCRAALPLMMKAGRGSIVNTASVLAVVAQPNYAPYIASKGGVVQLTRAMAWDYGPHGIRVNAVCPGSIESPPVAEVLREQPEIRRDIEEKTALRRIGQCREAAAAILFLASQEASYVTGSLLFVDGGWTAT, encoded by the coding sequence ATGGCATCTCAGTCAACTCCGTCCCGCAGGCGCTTTGACGGCTGCGTGGCCGTGGTCACGGGCGGCGCTTCGGGGATTGGCCAAGCCACGGCCCAGGGGCTGGCCGCCGAGGGCGCCTCGGTGGTGATCGGCGACATCGACCGGGAAGGGGGGCGCCGCACGGCGGATTTCATCGAGGAGGCGGGCGGCCTGGTTCGCTTCATTCCCACCGATGTGGCGGACGCCGCCGCCGTGAGGTTTCTGATCGAGCAAACAGCGGAAACCTTCGGAGGCTTGGACATTCTTTGCAACAACGCCGCCTATCTGCACGGAACGGGCTCGGTGACCGAGGTTCAGCAAGAAACTTGGGACAAGACTTTGTCCGTCAACCTGACAGGAATGTTCCATTGTTGCCGGGCCGCCCTTCCCCTCATGATGAAAGCGGGCCGGGGCAGCATCGTGAACACGGCTTCGGTACTGGCCGTGGTGGCCCAGCCCAACTACGCCCCTTACATCGCCTCCAAGGGGGGCGTGGTCCAGTTGACACGCGCCATGGCCTGGGACTACGGGCCCCACGGCATCCGCGTCAATGCGGTTTGTCCCGGATCCATCGAGTCTCCGCCAGTGGCTGAAGTATTGCGGGAGCAGCCGGAAATCAGGCGCGACATCGAAGAGAAAACCGCCCTCAGGCGGATCGGCCAATGCCGTGAAGCGGCCGCCGCCATTCTTTTTCTGGCTTCTCAGGAAGCCTCCTATGTGACGGGAAGTCTGCTCTTCGTAGACGGGGGGTGGACCGCCACCTAA
- a CDS encoding alpha-L-rhamnosidase C-terminal domain-containing protein has translation MKRLIRVIGALTVLMMWLPLGLASRASLDDPFADSTWIWLSDPPRQRDLFVYFRKDFQLPAVPDDFRLRITADSFYLLTVNGHTVGRGPARSDPRWKPYDEYGQEAARHLRPGRNLIAVKVHWLGEGHFSYIPGRPGLLVEASGTPEGNPWRLNSDASWKVRPSRNHLDSSRRINQQLGFNEVYDATADPSEKRWAQPALDHSSWPPALAVGPPRRPPFERLLPREIPLETDEIVTATGAVAWGRVIPTLQETVIDLARLGSAPAVGGAGPETAPGRLVYLYSRLHSDQDRTVTLTLESDRDLDLWVGGRRVLRHRPRETGGASATAQADLSRGWNRLLVKAVAGTSLAISWRDPDPIRFRSGGPDSPSWVFAGPYPLRLKTKILGMFPIWKDFDQAYPPQKSYLAGDLDLGGWQDAAAFTRKIESIARVMRASLHEAAGSDKISQQGEGEWLIRAHQDEILYLVFDLGREVNGYPILALESPGPGVVEVGYSEHLDGNSLNPYRAASHYADRYRAAAGSNHWELFEKRAFRYLQVELREFQGPVRLRLPALRMATYPLDEQGEFASSDPELNRIWQASFHTLRMSMEDLFIDCPWRERTQWWGDARVQALANYHHSGDPRLVRKGLRDIARSQTAEGITYAAYPTSFEPAVAPEFMALWILSLEEYYRYSGDRGLVEELYPYLLRAMQWFEGHRNQEGLLADLPHLLWVDWAQLDLRGESTALNAYYVEALRRAALLAGLMEDEASAADFRSTAGQVAAAINRRLWDPELGLYRDSRQGRRFSEVVSQQANTLALLFGVAPEERRQAILDKIHDPEREIVQSATPFFSYYVVQTLYQGGRHRDALRQLKRWLKMAETPPGTFWEYWTPHFSRSHGWACAPSILLPQMVLGVQMRRAVFAQFEVRPHHWDVLDWARGKVPLSDGGEISVSWTREKDSFSLRLASPAGKRPSVFLPDLYSSFRLQIYRESDQGLRLLDLPWQRRQGRISIQLPEGGRYFFRLLPEEGS, from the coding sequence GTGAAGCGTCTCATTCGGGTCATCGGGGCCTTGACGGTCCTCATGATGTGGCTGCCCCTGGGCTTGGCTTCCCGAGCGTCCCTGGACGACCCTTTCGCGGACAGTACCTGGATCTGGCTCTCCGACCCTCCCCGCCAGAGGGATCTCTTCGTCTATTTCCGCAAGGATTTTCAGTTGCCGGCCGTTCCCGACGATTTTCGTTTGCGCATCACGGCCGACAGCTTCTACCTGCTGACGGTCAACGGCCACACGGTGGGCCGCGGACCGGCGCGCAGCGATCCCCGCTGGAAACCTTATGACGAGTACGGCCAGGAGGCGGCTCGCCATCTGCGTCCCGGACGCAACCTGATCGCCGTCAAGGTCCACTGGCTGGGCGAGGGACACTTCTCCTACATCCCCGGCAGGCCGGGGCTGCTGGTGGAAGCCTCGGGGACCCCCGAGGGCAATCCCTGGCGACTGAACAGCGATGCCTCCTGGAAGGTGCGCCCCAGCCGCAACCACCTCGACAGTTCGCGGCGCATCAATCAGCAACTGGGATTCAACGAAGTCTACGACGCAACCGCCGATCCCTCCGAGAAGCGCTGGGCGCAGCCCGCTCTGGACCACTCTTCCTGGCCGCCAGCCCTGGCCGTGGGACCGCCCCGGCGTCCGCCCTTCGAGCGGCTGCTGCCCCGCGAAATACCCTTGGAGACCGACGAGATCGTCACCGCCACCGGGGCCGTCGCCTGGGGACGCGTCATCCCCACCTTGCAGGAAACCGTCATCGACCTGGCCCGCTTGGGTTCGGCTCCTGCGGTGGGCGGGGCCGGCCCCGAAACAGCTCCCGGACGCCTGGTCTACCTCTACAGCCGGCTGCACAGCGACCAAGACCGCACCGTTACGCTGACGCTGGAATCCGACCGTGATCTTGACCTCTGGGTAGGCGGCCGAAGGGTCCTGCGCCACCGTCCAAGAGAGACGGGAGGCGCCTCCGCGACCGCTCAGGCTGATTTGAGCCGAGGCTGGAACCGGCTTCTGGTCAAGGCCGTGGCCGGCACCTCTTTGGCCATCAGTTGGCGCGACCCCGATCCCATCCGCTTTCGCAGCGGCGGGCCGGACTCGCCTTCCTGGGTCTTCGCCGGGCCCTATCCGCTCAGGCTGAAGACCAAGATCCTGGGCATGTTCCCGATCTGGAAGGACTTCGATCAGGCCTATCCGCCGCAAAAGAGCTACCTGGCGGGTGATCTCGACCTTGGCGGCTGGCAGGACGCCGCTGCCTTCACCCGCAAGATCGAGAGCATCGCCCGCGTCATGCGGGCTTCTCTGCACGAGGCGGCCGGGTCGGACAAAATCAGCCAGCAGGGAGAGGGAGAATGGCTGATTCGGGCCCACCAGGACGAGATCCTCTACCTGGTCTTCGATCTGGGTCGCGAGGTCAACGGCTATCCCATCCTCGCTTTGGAAAGCCCGGGGCCGGGTGTGGTCGAAGTGGGCTACAGCGAGCATCTGGATGGCAACTCGCTCAATCCCTACCGGGCCGCCTCCCATTACGCCGACCGCTACCGGGCGGCCGCCGGCAGCAACCATTGGGAACTCTTCGAAAAGCGGGCTTTCCGCTACCTGCAGGTCGAGTTGAGGGAGTTTCAGGGACCGGTACGGCTGCGTTTGCCGGCTCTGCGCATGGCCACCTATCCCCTGGATGAGCAGGGCGAGTTTGCTTCCTCCGATCCTGAACTGAACCGCATCTGGCAGGCCTCGTTCCACACCCTGCGCATGAGCATGGAGGACCTCTTCATCGATTGTCCCTGGCGCGAGCGCACCCAGTGGTGGGGAGACGCCCGGGTACAGGCCCTGGCCAACTACCACCACTCGGGGGATCCCCGGCTGGTCCGCAAGGGATTGCGCGACATCGCCCGGTCCCAAACCGCCGAAGGCATCACCTACGCCGCCTATCCCACCAGTTTCGAGCCTGCCGTCGCGCCCGAGTTCATGGCCTTGTGGATCCTCTCGCTGGAGGAATACTACCGCTACAGCGGTGACCGGGGGCTGGTTGAGGAACTCTATCCTTATCTGCTGCGCGCCATGCAGTGGTTTGAGGGGCATCGCAACCAAGAGGGACTTCTGGCCGATCTCCCCCACCTTCTCTGGGTAGACTGGGCGCAACTGGACCTGCGCGGAGAGTCGACGGCGCTCAATGCCTACTACGTTGAAGCGCTGCGCCGGGCCGCCCTCTTGGCCGGGCTCATGGAGGACGAGGCCTCGGCCGCTGATTTTCGAAGCACGGCCGGGCAGGTGGCCGCAGCCATCAACCGCCGGCTCTGGGACCCCGAGCTGGGACTTTACCGGGACTCCCGTCAAGGCCGGCGCTTCTCTGAGGTCGTCAGTCAGCAAGCCAATACTCTGGCCCTACTTTTCGGGGTGGCCCCTGAAGAGCGCCGCCAGGCAATCCTGGATAAGATTCACGACCCGGAGCGCGAGATCGTCCAGTCTGCGACACCCTTCTTCTCCTACTACGTCGTGCAGACGCTTTACCAGGGCGGACGCCACCGGGATGCCCTGAGGCAGCTTAAGCGCTGGCTGAAGATGGCCGAGACGCCGCCGGGCACTTTCTGGGAGTACTGGACGCCCCATTTCAGCCGCTCCCACGGATGGGCCTGCGCGCCTTCCATCCTGTTGCCGCAGATGGTACTGGGCGTGCAGATGCGCCGGGCGGTCTTCGCCCAATTCGAGGTCCGTCCCCACCACTGGGACGTCCTGGATTGGGCCCGCGGCAAGGTGCCGCTCAGCGACGGCGGCGAGATCAGCGTGTCCTGGACACGGGAGAAAGACTCCTTCAGTCTGCGGCTGGCCTCTCCGGCGGGCAAGCGGCCCAGCGTTTTCCTGCCCGACCTTTACTCTTCCTTCCGCCTGCAGATCTACCGGGAAAGCGATCAGGGACTGCGGCTTCTCGATCTGCCCTGGCAGCGAAGGCAGGGACGGATCTCCATCCAACTGCCGGAGGGCGGCCGCTACTTCTTCCGTTTGCTGCCCGAGGAGGGATCATGA